Proteins from a single region of Haloterrigena alkaliphila:
- the pstB gene encoding phosphate ABC transporter ATP-binding protein PstB, translating into MTANGPQTVSTSGSSDGSTDVGMTDDPPLGSPRVDDPVIMSRDLDVYYGDDQALHGIDMDIPERQVTALIGPSGCGKSTFLRSINRMNDLIDIARVEGDLYFRGKNVYDEDVDPVALRRKIGMVFQTPNPFPKSIRDNVAYGLKVQGKDDDVDEQIHKALERAALLEEVEDQLDSSGLDLSGGQQQRLCIARAIAPDPEVILMDEPASALDPIATSKIEDLIEDLAEEYTVVIVTHNMQQAARISDKTAVFLTGGHLVEFDDTNELFENPESDRVEDYITGKFG; encoded by the coding sequence ATGACCGCAAACGGACCCCAAACAGTCTCGACGTCCGGTTCCAGCGATGGCTCGACCGACGTCGGGATGACCGACGACCCGCCGCTCGGTTCCCCGCGCGTCGACGATCCCGTCATTATGTCGCGGGATCTCGACGTCTACTACGGTGACGATCAGGCGCTCCACGGGATCGACATGGACATCCCCGAGCGGCAGGTGACCGCCCTGATCGGGCCGTCGGGCTGCGGGAAGTCGACGTTCCTGCGGTCGATCAACCGGATGAACGACCTCATCGACATCGCCCGCGTCGAGGGCGACCTCTACTTCCGCGGGAAGAACGTCTACGACGAGGACGTCGATCCCGTCGCCCTGCGCCGGAAGATCGGCATGGTCTTCCAGACGCCCAATCCGTTCCCGAAGTCGATCCGGGACAACGTCGCCTACGGGCTGAAGGTTCAGGGCAAAGACGACGACGTCGACGAGCAGATTCACAAAGCCCTCGAGCGCGCGGCGCTGCTCGAGGAAGTCGAGGACCAGCTGGACTCGAGCGGGCTGGACCTCTCGGGGGGCCAGCAACAGCGTCTCTGTATCGCGCGAGCGATCGCTCCCGATCCGGAGGTCATTCTGATGGACGAGCCGGCCTCGGCGCTCGACCCGATCGCGACCTCGAAGATCGAGGACCTGATCGAGGACTTAGCCGAGGAGTACACGGTCGTCATCGTCACACACAACATGCAACAAGCCGCGCGCATCTCCGACAAGACCGCCGTCTTCCTCACCGGCGGCCACCTCGTGGAGTTCGACGATACGAACGAACTCTTCGAGAACCCCGAAAGCGACCGCGTCGAGGACTACATCACCGGAAAATTCGGCTGA
- a CDS encoding phosphate uptake regulator PhoU: protein METRKVQVTGGSTYTVSIPKSWATDNGVSAGTTVEFYPEKDSLLLTPRDETDRQEGTLDISDLEGDRLTRAVMTMYVSGFDIIRLEAARITTDQRSAIRSATQSLVGVEVLSETNDSVVIQDLLDSSELSIVNAVSRMRLIARSMLEDAVTALVENDDDIAQDVIERDDDVDRLWLVVSRIFRATLRSPRAAEELGVPREDCFDYHSSARQLERVADHAAKISNLALKLEEIPEGVAEALVDLHADVSDVIEKSMDALFAGDPDEATDLGHAAREAILEIDEHTRTIDDMLRELEPVQAQSLGLIVDSLSRSADYGGNIAETALQKAAPRP from the coding sequence ATGGAGACGCGAAAAGTGCAGGTGACGGGCGGGTCGACGTACACCGTCTCGATCCCGAAATCCTGGGCGACCGACAACGGCGTCAGCGCCGGGACGACGGTCGAGTTCTACCCCGAAAAAGATTCGCTCCTGTTGACACCCCGAGACGAGACGGATCGACAGGAAGGGACGCTCGACATCTCGGATCTCGAGGGCGACCGACTCACCCGGGCCGTGATGACGATGTACGTCAGCGGCTTCGACATCATCAGACTCGAGGCCGCGCGCATCACGACCGATCAGCGCAGCGCGATCCGGTCGGCGACCCAGAGCCTCGTCGGCGTCGAAGTCCTCTCCGAGACGAACGACAGCGTCGTCATTCAGGACTTACTGGACTCCTCTGAGCTCTCGATCGTCAACGCCGTCTCGCGGATGCGGCTGATCGCCCGCTCGATGCTCGAGGACGCCGTCACGGCGCTCGTCGAGAACGACGACGACATCGCCCAGGACGTCATCGAGCGCGACGACGACGTCGACCGCCTCTGGCTGGTCGTCTCGCGGATCTTCCGGGCGACGCTTCGCTCGCCCCGCGCCGCGGAGGAACTCGGCGTCCCGCGGGAGGACTGTTTCGACTACCACTCCAGCGCCCGCCAGCTCGAACGGGTCGCCGACCACGCGGCCAAGATCAGCAACCTCGCGCTCAAACTCGAGGAGATCCCCGAGGGCGTGGCCGAGGCGCTCGTCGACCTTCACGCGGACGTCTCGGACGTCATCGAGAAGTCGATGGACGCGCTGTTCGCCGGGGACCCCGACGAGGCGACCGATCTCGGCCACGCCGCCCGCGAGGCCATCCTCGAAATCGACGAGCACACCCGGACGATCGACGACATGCTCCGCGAACTCGAGCCCGTGCAGGCCCAGTCGCTGGGGCTGATCGTCGACTCGCTCTCTCGAAGCGCAGACTACGGCGGCAACATCGCCGAGACGGCGCTGCAGAAGGCCGCCCCTCGTCCCTGA
- a CDS encoding aldo/keto reductase, whose amino-acid sequence MEYTHLGETGLEVSRLCLGCMNFGTDQPWMVHDREQARAVIHRALDLGITFFDTANIYSQGESEEILGEALADADRDRSELAVATKVYGPMHDGPNGQGLSRKHVLEQAEASLERLGLDYVDLYQIHRWDDETPIDETLSALDALIEAGKVRYIGASTMPAWKFMKALSRADVDNRERFVSMQCEYNLVDRHEEANVLPLCADQGIGVLPWSPLAGGFLTGKYERGEDPEDGRAASDEFMEKRFTEENWDVLEVVRDLADEKGLTPAQLSLSWLLHKDLVDAPIVGPRTIDHLEGTVGALEVELTDGEIERLEAPQTPVWNAEIGDV is encoded by the coding sequence ATGGAGTACACCCACCTCGGCGAGACGGGACTCGAGGTGTCCCGGCTCTGTCTCGGCTGTATGAACTTCGGAACCGACCAGCCCTGGATGGTCCACGACCGCGAGCAGGCCCGCGCCGTGATCCACCGGGCGCTCGACCTCGGAATCACGTTCTTCGACACGGCGAACATCTATTCGCAGGGCGAGAGCGAGGAGATCCTCGGCGAGGCGCTCGCCGACGCGGACCGCGATCGATCGGAACTGGCCGTCGCGACGAAGGTCTACGGTCCGATGCACGACGGCCCGAACGGACAGGGGCTCTCCCGCAAGCACGTCCTCGAGCAGGCCGAGGCGAGCCTCGAGCGACTCGGCCTCGACTACGTCGACCTGTACCAGATCCACCGCTGGGACGACGAGACGCCGATCGACGAAACGCTCTCGGCGCTCGACGCACTGATCGAGGCGGGCAAAGTTCGCTATATCGGCGCCAGCACGATGCCCGCCTGGAAGTTCATGAAGGCGCTCTCGCGGGCCGACGTCGACAATCGCGAACGGTTCGTTTCGATGCAGTGCGAGTACAACCTCGTCGACCGCCACGAGGAGGCCAACGTCCTCCCCCTCTGTGCGGATCAGGGGATCGGCGTCCTCCCGTGGTCGCCGCTGGCCGGCGGCTTCCTGACGGGCAAGTACGAGCGAGGCGAGGACCCGGAAGACGGTCGGGCCGCGTCGGACGAGTTCATGGAGAAGCGGTTCACCGAGGAGAACTGGGACGTCCTCGAGGTCGTCCGCGACCTCGCCGACGAGAAGGGCCTCACTCCGGCGCAACTCTCGCTTTCGTGGTTGCTCCACAAGGATCTCGTCGACGCCCCCATCGTCGGCCCGCGAACGATCGACCACCTCGAGGGGACCGTCGGTGCGCTCGAGGTCGAACTCACCGACGGGGAGATCGAGCGACTCGAGGCGCCGCAGACGCCGGTCTGGAACGCGGAGATCGGCGACGTCTGA
- a CDS encoding 30S ribosomal protein S8e, with the protein MQDQGRSTRKRTGGRLKNVRKRRKDELGRLPTETQVGEPRFRTVDVRGNDSKTRALATNVASVNDGGETISADIEDVVENDANPNYVRRNIITKGAVIETSEGRARVTSRPGQTGQVNAVLLD; encoded by the coding sequence ATGCAAGACCAGGGACGCTCCACGCGCAAGCGAACCGGTGGCCGACTGAAGAACGTCCGCAAACGCCGCAAGGACGAACTGGGTCGACTCCCGACGGAGACGCAGGTCGGCGAGCCCCGATTCCGGACCGTCGACGTCCGCGGGAACGACTCGAAGACCCGCGCGCTCGCGACGAACGTCGCCAGCGTCAACGACGGCGGCGAGACGATCTCCGCCGATATCGAGGACGTCGTCGAGAACGACGCCAACCCCAACTACGTGCGCCGAAACATCATCACGAAGGGCGCCGTCATCGAAACCTCGGAGGGCCGCGCGCGCGTCACCTCCCGTCCCGGCCAGACCGGTCAGGTCAACGCCGTTCTCCTCGACTGA
- a CDS encoding PQQ-binding-like beta-propeller repeat protein, with protein sequence MRDGSDAPRVSRRRLLAATGTVGAVGVGLAGCPDRVSRRIPDCGPVADAATAANGYVPLPADDDISMFRRGLRRYGYYPEATVPESVRVDWSTPVNRIGHTAAKSTPRPTPAGETVLIAGDTGVIHAFTPDGERRWRLETEASRSLGFHGTPAIVGDTAYIGGYDGGLYAVDVPAGELIWATRPRQFDGAIAIGSSPAYVDGTLYLLAEYSDPDSGALWEVDAATGAPTWSDDRLWGMPHPSPAIDCEAGRLVTGSNDGVVYCWEFPSLEFAWSFQAGGEGGPDGESKAGGAFRLGAQIKGTIPVYDGAAFVGSWDDRFYRLDLADGTEEWSFETGGIVMSNPAIDPDEGVVYVGSDDDTVYALDATTGEERWSADVGGNVIGSITATADTILVGSYDAHLYALEKDTGERRWRVENRGHVTSGAIPREDRIYYAERGVFSNHWDDDEETVLEEPGRAYCLVPDE encoded by the coding sequence GTGCGCGACGGTAGCGACGCTCCTCGAGTCAGCAGACGCCGGCTGCTCGCGGCCACCGGCACCGTCGGCGCCGTCGGCGTCGGCCTCGCGGGTTGTCCCGACCGTGTCTCTCGGCGGATACCGGACTGCGGTCCAGTCGCCGACGCAGCGACGGCTGCGAACGGCTACGTGCCGCTCCCGGCCGACGACGACATCTCGATGTTCCGGCGCGGCCTGCGGCGGTACGGCTACTACCCCGAGGCGACCGTCCCCGAGTCGGTCCGGGTCGACTGGTCGACCCCGGTCAATCGCATCGGGCACACCGCGGCCAAGTCGACGCCGCGGCCGACGCCCGCCGGCGAGACCGTTCTGATCGCCGGCGACACCGGGGTCATCCACGCGTTCACGCCGGACGGTGAGCGCCGCTGGCGCCTCGAGACGGAAGCCTCGCGGAGCCTCGGCTTCCACGGGACGCCGGCGATCGTGGGCGACACCGCCTACATCGGTGGCTACGACGGCGGCCTCTACGCCGTCGACGTTCCCGCCGGTGAGTTAATCTGGGCGACGCGTCCCCGCCAGTTCGACGGCGCCATCGCCATCGGCTCGAGTCCGGCCTACGTCGACGGCACCCTCTACCTCCTCGCGGAATACAGCGACCCCGACAGCGGCGCGCTGTGGGAGGTCGACGCCGCGACCGGCGCGCCGACCTGGAGCGACGACCGCCTCTGGGGGATGCCCCACCCCTCGCCCGCGATCGACTGCGAGGCGGGGCGACTCGTCACCGGGTCGAACGACGGCGTCGTCTACTGCTGGGAGTTCCCCTCCCTCGAGTTCGCCTGGTCGTTTCAGGCGGGCGGCGAGGGCGGCCCCGACGGCGAGTCGAAGGCTGGCGGCGCGTTCCGACTCGGCGCCCAGATCAAGGGGACGATTCCCGTCTACGACGGCGCGGCGTTCGTCGGCTCCTGGGACGACCGGTTCTACCGCCTCGACCTCGCCGACGGCACCGAGGAGTGGTCGTTCGAGACCGGCGGCATCGTCATGTCGAACCCGGCGATCGACCCCGACGAGGGCGTGGTCTACGTGGGCAGCGACGACGACACCGTGTACGCGCTCGACGCGACGACCGGCGAGGAACGGTGGTCGGCCGACGTCGGCGGCAACGTCATCGGATCGATCACGGCAACCGCCGACACGATCCTCGTCGGCTCCTACGACGCGCACCTGTACGCCCTCGAGAAGGACACCGGCGAGCGGCGGTGGCGCGTCGAGAATCGCGGACACGTGACCAGCGGGGCGATTCCCCGGGAGGACCGCATCTACTACGCCGAGCGCGGCGTCTTCTCGAACCACTGGGACGACGATGAGGAGACCGTACTCGAGGAACCCGGCCGCGCCTACTGTCTGGTTCCCGACGAGTGA
- a CDS encoding NADP-dependent malic enzyme: MGLDEDALEYHRIDPPGKIEISTTKPTNTQRDLSLAYSPGVAAPCTEIDENPDDAYTYTAKGNLVGVVSNGSAVLGLGDIGAQASKPVMEGKGVLFKRFADIDVFDIELDEADPDKIVEAVKMMEPTFGGVNLEDIKAPECFTVEERLREEIDIPVFHDDQHGTAIISGAALLNAADIAGKDLEDLEIAFSGAGASAIATARFYVSLGCKKENITMCDSSGIITEERAKRGDVNEYKQQFARDVPEGDLEDAMEGADVFVGLSIGGIVSQEMIQSMASDPIVFAMANPDPEIGYEEAKDARDDTVIMATGRSDYPNQVNNVLGFPFIFRGALDVRATEINEEMKVACAEALSELARQDVPDAVVKAYGDEPIQYGPDYIIPKPVDPRVLFRVAPSIAEAAMESGAARTEIDLDEYEEELEARLGKSREMMRVVLNKAKSDPKTVALAEGENEKMIRAAYQIQEQGIALPVLIGDESDIRQTAANLGLDFDPQVADPSVGDYEDYADRLHELRSRKGITRSEAGELIERDSNYFGSVMVEQGDADALLSGLSHHYPSALRPPLQVIGTDEDVDYAAGVYLLTFKNRVIFVADATVNQDPDEEVLAEVTKQTGKLARRFNVEPRAALLSYSNFGSVDNEGTRKPRNAARMLQNDPEVDFPVDGEMQADTAVVEDILEGTYGFSDLEEPANVLVFPNLESGNIGYKLLQRLGGADAIGPMLVGMDEPVHVLQRGDEVKDIVNLAGVAVVDAQQE; the protein is encoded by the coding sequence ATGGGATTAGATGAGGACGCACTGGAGTACCACCGGATCGATCCACCCGGAAAGATAGAAATCTCGACCACGAAACCGACGAATACGCAGCGGGACCTCTCGCTCGCGTATTCGCCCGGTGTCGCCGCACCGTGTACCGAGATCGACGAGAATCCGGACGACGCCTACACCTACACGGCGAAGGGGAACCTCGTCGGCGTCGTCTCGAACGGCTCGGCCGTGCTCGGTCTGGGCGACATCGGCGCGCAGGCCTCCAAGCCCGTCATGGAAGGGAAAGGCGTTCTGTTCAAGCGCTTCGCGGATATCGACGTCTTCGACATCGAACTCGACGAGGCCGACCCCGACAAGATCGTCGAGGCCGTCAAGATGATGGAACCGACCTTCGGCGGCGTCAACTTGGAGGACATCAAGGCCCCCGAGTGTTTCACCGTCGAAGAACGACTACGGGAGGAGATCGACATCCCGGTCTTCCACGACGACCAGCACGGCACCGCCATCATCTCCGGCGCGGCGCTGCTCAACGCCGCCGACATCGCCGGCAAGGACCTCGAGGACCTGGAGATCGCGTTCTCGGGCGCCGGCGCGAGCGCGATCGCGACCGCCCGCTTCTACGTCTCGCTGGGCTGCAAGAAGGAGAACATCACCATGTGCGACTCCTCGGGGATCATCACCGAGGAGCGCGCGAAACGCGGCGACGTCAACGAGTACAAACAGCAGTTCGCCCGCGACGTCCCCGAGGGCGACCTCGAGGACGCCATGGAGGGGGCCGACGTCTTCGTCGGCCTCTCGATCGGCGGCATCGTCTCCCAGGAGATGATCCAGTCGATGGCGTCGGATCCGATCGTCTTCGCGATGGCCAACCCCGACCCCGAGATCGGCTACGAAGAGGCCAAGGACGCCCGCGACGACACCGTCATCATGGCCACGGGCCGCTCGGACTACCCGAATCAGGTCAACAACGTGCTCGGCTTCCCCTTCATCTTCCGCGGCGCGCTCGACGTGCGCGCGACCGAGATCAACGAGGAGATGAAGGTCGCCTGCGCCGAGGCGCTCTCCGAACTCGCCCGCCAGGACGTCCCCGACGCGGTTGTCAAAGCCTACGGCGACGAACCGATCCAGTACGGCCCGGACTACATCATTCCCAAGCCGGTCGACCCTCGCGTGCTCTTCCGCGTCGCGCCCTCGATCGCCGAGGCCGCGATGGAGTCGGGCGCCGCCCGCACCGAGATCGACTTGGACGAGTACGAGGAGGAACTCGAGGCCCGCCTCGGTAAGTCCCGAGAGATGATGCGCGTCGTCCTCAACAAGGCCAAGAGCGATCCAAAGACGGTCGCGCTCGCCGAAGGGGAGAACGAGAAGATGATCCGCGCGGCCTACCAGATCCAGGAACAGGGCATCGCCCTGCCGGTGCTGATCGGCGACGAGAGCGATATCCGCCAGACCGCGGCGAATCTGGGGTTGGACTTCGATCCGCAGGTCGCGGACCCCTCCGTCGGCGACTACGAGGACTACGCCGACCGCCTCCACGAACTCCGGTCGCGGAAGGGAATCACGCGGAGCGAGGCCGGCGAACTAATCGAGCGGGACTCGAACTACTTCGGCAGCGTGATGGTCGAGCAGGGCGACGCCGACGCGCTCCTGTCCGGGCTCTCCCACCACTACCCCTCGGCGCTGCGACCGCCGCTGCAGGTGATCGGCACCGACGAGGACGTCGACTACGCCGCGGGCGTCTACCTGCTCACCTTCAAGAACCGCGTGATCTTCGTGGCCGACGCGACGGTCAACCAGGACCCCGACGAGGAGGTCCTCGCCGAGGTCACCAAACAGACGGGCAAACTCGCTCGCCGGTTCAACGTCGAGCCTCGCGCCGCCTTGCTGTCGTACTCGAACTTCGGCAGCGTCGACAACGAGGGCACGCGCAAGCCGCGTAACGCCGCCAGAATGTTGCAGAACGACCCCGAGGTCGACTTCCCCGTCGACGGCGAGATGCAGGCCGACACCGCCGTCGTCGAGGACATCCTCGAGGGAACCTACGGCTTCTCCGACCTCGAGGAGCCCGCGAACGTGCTCGTCTTCCCGAACCTCGAGTCGGGCAACATCGGCTACAAGCTGCTCCAGCGACTCGGCGGCGCCGACGCCATCGGGCCGATGCTGGTCGGGATGGACGAGCCGGTCCACGTCCTCCAGCGAGGCGACGAGGTCAAGGACATCGTCAACCTGGCCGGCGTGGCCGTCGTCGACGCCCAGCAGGAGTGA
- a CDS encoding phosphopantetheine adenylyltransferase, which translates to MDVALGGTFDPVHDGHRRLFERAFELGDVTVGLTSDELAPKTRHVERRVRSFDERKAALEAELEPFAADHDREFEVRRLEEPTGIATEPQFDYLVVSPETRDGGQRINEIRRERGHDPLEVVVVPHVLAEDGDIISSTRIVHGEIDEHGNVVDGDDESSTS; encoded by the coding sequence ATGGACGTCGCGCTTGGTGGGACGTTCGACCCCGTCCACGATGGCCATCGTCGGCTGTTCGAACGGGCGTTCGAACTCGGGGACGTGACTGTGGGACTGACGAGCGACGAACTCGCGCCGAAGACGCGCCACGTCGAACGCCGCGTCAGATCGTTCGACGAGCGCAAAGCGGCCCTCGAGGCCGAACTCGAGCCGTTCGCGGCCGATCACGACCGCGAGTTCGAGGTCCGGCGTCTCGAGGAGCCGACCGGAATCGCGACCGAACCGCAGTTCGACTATCTCGTCGTCTCGCCGGAGACCCGCGACGGCGGCCAGCGGATCAACGAGATCCGTCGCGAGCGCGGCCACGACCCGCTCGAGGTCGTCGTCGTTCCCCACGTCCTCGCCGAGGACGGTGACATCATCTCGAGTACCCGAATCGTCCACGGCGAGATCGACGAGCACGGGAACGTCGTCGATGGAGACGACGAGTCGTCGACCAGTTGA
- a CDS encoding transcription initiation factor IIB family protein — MHSARDRIEYEPWLEELEQVADRLELSTEARSCAVDLFLADVPDDDRSKRAVLAASVYAGSLVAGDGRTQGTVADAADVSRLSIQSRWKDLLESAGLEPPQW; from the coding sequence ATGCACAGCGCCCGGGACCGAATCGAATACGAACCGTGGCTCGAGGAACTCGAGCAGGTCGCCGATCGACTCGAGCTATCGACCGAGGCGCGGTCGTGTGCGGTGGACCTCTTTCTGGCCGACGTTCCCGACGACGACCGGTCGAAGCGGGCCGTTCTGGCGGCCAGCGTCTACGCCGGATCGCTCGTCGCCGGGGACGGTCGAACCCAGGGGACGGTCGCCGACGCCGCGGACGTCTCGCGGCTCTCGATCCAGTCCCGGTGGAAGGACCTGCTCGAGTCGGCCGGTCTCGAACCGCCGCAGTGGTAA
- the dacZ gene encoding diadenylate cyclase DacZ, producing MAGLDDVFGDLFSSVDAVLLFSPSGSYYERFADVEDLDVIVVGTEDTVGAETFVELPLAFDDVKERIRFGLEGALEQDVIDDGDDLVCATSMFGDGTDTISRVRADAESHTGIYDLFVKSRAEPEVIKAVLELAIELGKKGQKGKPVGALFVVGDAGKVMNKSRPLSYNPFEKSHVHVGDPIVNVMLKEFSRLDGAFIISDAGKIVSAYRYLEPSAEGVDIPKGLGARHMAGGAITRDTNAITIVLSESDGLVRAFKAGEIILEVDPEAY from the coding sequence ATGGCCGGATTAGACGACGTGTTCGGTGATCTCTTTTCGAGTGTCGATGCCGTTCTTCTCTTCTCCCCGAGCGGCTCGTACTACGAACGGTTCGCGGACGTCGAGGACCTCGACGTCATCGTCGTCGGGACGGAAGACACCGTCGGCGCCGAGACGTTCGTCGAGCTACCGCTGGCGTTCGACGACGTCAAAGAACGGATCCGCTTCGGACTCGAGGGGGCGCTCGAACAGGACGTGATCGACGACGGCGACGATCTGGTGTGTGCGACGAGCATGTTCGGCGACGGGACCGACACGATTTCCCGGGTCCGTGCCGACGCCGAGTCCCACACGGGCATCTACGACCTGTTCGTCAAGTCCCGCGCTGAGCCGGAAGTGATCAAGGCGGTTCTCGAACTCGCGATCGAGCTCGGCAAGAAGGGCCAGAAGGGCAAGCCCGTCGGCGCGCTGTTCGTCGTCGGCGACGCGGGCAAGGTGATGAACAAGTCCCGCCCGCTCTCCTACAACCCCTTCGAGAAGTCTCACGTCCACGTCGGCGACCCGATCGTGAACGTGATGCTCAAGGAGTTCTCGCGGCTCGACGGCGCGTTCATCATCTCCGACGCGGGCAAGATCGTCTCGGCGTACCGCTACCTCGAGCCCTCTGCGGAGGGCGTCGACATTCCGAAGGGGCTGGGGGCGCGGCACATGGCCGGGGGTGCGATCACGCGCGACACCAACGCGATCACGATCGTGCTCTCGGAGAGCGACGGTCTCGTCCGGGCGTTCAAAGCCGGCGAGATCATTCTGGAGGTCGATCCGGAGGCGTACTGA
- a CDS encoding mechanosensitive ion channel family protein: MVEWQTLVDEPAVIAAAVLALGLVVGYLVGRLNEELLQASGVPDAVEGTPFERTAQSIGTSTVEIVARLSSWFIYGIAVLTAIHIAQLLDTQAFWLRVTGFIPQLFIAVLVLIIGFIIADKAELIVGEYLRGVKLPEVSLLPKLVKYTVLFVTLIIALGQIGVHVVALLILLTVYAVGIVLVGTVAFKEFLLSSAAGIYLLLNQPYGIGDEIRIGEQTGIVQEVDLFVTKIESDAEEYIVPNRKVFEDGIVRIRE, encoded by the coding sequence ATGGTAGAGTGGCAGACGCTCGTCGACGAGCCAGCCGTGATAGCGGCGGCGGTACTGGCCCTCGGGCTCGTCGTGGGCTACCTGGTCGGGCGGCTCAACGAGGAACTCCTGCAGGCCTCCGGCGTCCCGGACGCCGTCGAGGGGACCCCGTTCGAGCGAACGGCCCAGTCGATCGGAACGTCGACCGTCGAAATCGTCGCCCGACTGAGTTCGTGGTTCATCTACGGGATCGCCGTGCTGACGGCGATCCACATCGCGCAGTTGCTCGACACGCAGGCGTTCTGGCTCCGCGTCACCGGCTTCATCCCGCAGCTGTTCATCGCCGTCCTCGTGCTCATCATCGGTTTCATCATCGCCGACAAGGCCGAACTAATCGTCGGCGAGTATCTCCGGGGGGTCAAGCTCCCCGAGGTCTCCCTGCTCCCGAAACTCGTCAAGTACACCGTCCTCTTCGTCACGCTGATCATCGCGCTGGGCCAGATCGGCGTTCACGTCGTGGCGCTCCTCATCCTGTTGACGGTGTACGCCGTCGGCATCGTCCTCGTCGGCACCGTCGCCTTCAAGGAGTTCCTCCTCTCGAGTGCGGCGGGCATCTACCTGCTGCTCAACCAGCCCTACGGGATCGGCGACGAGATCCGGATCGGCGAACAGACGGGGATCGTCCAGGAGGTCGATCTGTTCGTCACCAAGATCGAGAGCGATGCCGAGGAGTACATCGTTCCCAATCGGAAGGTGTTCGAGGACGGGATCGTTCGTATTCGGGAGTAG
- a CDS encoding APC family permease translates to MSEHGIIDTEVGVVGATVLIIGNVIGVSAFVLPGPLAGDAGPGIIVALLLALIPLSFGILMSLQLGSAIPVAGGSYVYASRLVGPFWGFLLPWITIPGVWAGMLFIGLGFAEYAGFVADNIALVPSIPDLALIYGLLIPFIVLNVLGIKMVAIVQFLMVSLIVLGMAAFIVPGAFVVETANYTPLFPEGAGEVIVAIVSLYFPLRGFRLVVELGEEMEDPAANIPRVLGLSAAVSLSLLIGLVVVLVGTTNYEVLGGMEAAVAEVSLQHFPAPLTGLVLAAAAMGALTSINMTYTAYSRLLMRAGRDDIIPAAIAKIHGRYDSPYVAVLLLGIPPLLVAPFSPGTVTLSVALSLTILFGLAVAGVALWNLPKVFPERYEYSLFKLPPWLLKGVAAGSVLSAAFLWVLVSTQLPAMVAVLAGWMALGYGFYRARVWYFEKQGVDLEARMGRLHESEQAQAD, encoded by the coding sequence ATGTCAGAACACGGAATCATCGACACGGAAGTCGGCGTCGTCGGCGCGACGGTACTGATCATCGGAAACGTCATCGGCGTGAGCGCGTTCGTCCTGCCGGGGCCGTTGGCGGGCGATGCGGGACCGGGGATCATCGTCGCGCTGTTACTCGCGTTGATCCCGCTGAGCTTCGGGATCCTCATGTCGTTGCAACTGGGGAGCGCGATCCCGGTCGCCGGGGGGAGTTACGTCTACGCGTCTCGTCTCGTGGGGCCGTTCTGGGGCTTCCTGTTGCCGTGGATCACGATCCCCGGCGTCTGGGCCGGCATGCTGTTCATCGGGCTCGGATTCGCCGAGTACGCCGGTTTCGTCGCCGACAATATCGCGCTGGTACCGTCGATCCCCGACCTCGCGCTGATATACGGGCTCCTGATTCCGTTCATCGTCCTGAACGTGCTCGGGATCAAGATGGTCGCCATCGTCCAGTTCCTGATGGTGTCGCTCATCGTCCTCGGGATGGCCGCGTTCATCGTCCCCGGGGCGTTCGTCGTCGAGACGGCCAACTACACGCCCCTGTTCCCCGAGGGTGCGGGGGAGGTCATCGTCGCCATCGTCTCGCTGTACTTCCCGCTGCGCGGGTTCCGCCTCGTCGTCGAACTCGGCGAGGAGATGGAGGATCCGGCGGCGAACATTCCTCGCGTACTGGGGCTGTCGGCCGCGGTATCGCTGTCGCTGCTGATCGGGCTCGTCGTCGTCCTCGTCGGGACGACGAACTACGAAGTGCTGGGCGGGATGGAGGCCGCGGTCGCGGAGGTCTCGCTACAACACTTCCCAGCGCCGCTGACCGGGCTGGTCCTCGCCGCCGCCGCGATGGGCGCGCTCACGTCGATCAACATGACCTACACCGCCTACTCGAGGCTACTGATGCGGGCCGGTCGCGACGACATCATCCCGGCGGCGATCGCGAAGATCCACGGCCGCTACGACTCGCCGTACGTCGCGGTCCTCCTGCTGGGCATCCCGCCGCTGCTCGTCGCGCCGTTCTCGCCGGGGACCGTCACCCTCTCGGTCGCGCTCTCGCTGACGATCCTGTTCGGCCTCGCGGTCGCCGGCGTGGCGCTGTGGAACCTCCCGAAGGTCTTCCCCGAGCGGTACGAGTACTCGCTGTTCAAGCTCCCGCCGTGGCTGCTGAAGGGCGTCGCCGCGGGGTCGGTCCTCTCGGCGGCGTTCCTGTGGGTGCTGGTCTCGACGCAACTGCCCGCGATGGTCGCCGTCCTCGCCGGCTGGATGGCACTCGGGTACGGCTTCTATCGCGCTCGCGTCTGGTACTTCGAGAAGCAGGGAGTCGACCTCGAGGCCCGGATGGGACGCCTCCACGAGAGCGAGCAGGCGCAGGCCGACTGA